AAGGGGGTGTGTTGGTTCACCGTGCTGGGTCAGCCACTCGGGGCTAGCGCAAACAACTTGCCTCACTTCGCCGACGGGCACAGTAAAGTGCTGGCAATCCTGCGGCACATGGCCGATGCGCACCGCCACATCGACGCCCTCCTCGTGCAAATTAACCGGCCGATCGATCAGTTCGGCGCGAACCTGCACATCCGGGTAGTGATCCAGGTAATCGACGATGTGCGGGGTAACAAAGTATTCGCCGAACAGTACCGGCGCGGTCACGTGTAACAGGCCACGGGGAGTAAGGTAGCTACCGGTCGCAGCGGCCTCGGCCTCCGCAAGCTGGGCAAGCACCTGCTGAGCATCCTCTAAATACCGGCGTCCCGCTTCCGTTACGCGCACCTGTCGCGTGGTGCGCTGTAACAACGCCACACCCAAACGCGCCTCAAGCGCTGCCACCGCCCGGGTAACCCGAGGCGGTGACAGCGCAAGCTGCCGTGCGGCGTCCGCAAAGCTCTCCAGTTGCGCCACCGCTGCAAACACGCGCATCTCTTCGAATCTATCCAAGACAGCTCCAGAAACAGGGGTAGGTATCACTAACGGTACTCTACATAGCGATTAGCCTTCCCCCAAAGTTTTCAGATTTCTTTATCGTCCACTTCGCGATTGCTCTATAGTCGAGGAACGCTAACCGGATTATCCCTTGTCTATGGCCGTTGACCTGCAAGCCCTTTACCCCAAACTGATTCACCTGATGCTGGACACCGTCTTCGTGGTGGATAGGGACAACCAGATCGTCTTCGTAAGTGATGCCTGTGAGTCGCTGCTCGGTTACCTTCCTCAAGAGTTGATCGGCACTCTAATCACGAACTATATGCACCCTGACGATTTAGCCGCCACGCAGGACTCCATTGTGCGTGTGATGGACGGAAAGCCACACACGGATTTCCGCAACCGCTATATCCGCAAAGACGGCGGTATCGTGCATATTCTGTGGTCTGCCAGTTGGTACGAAGAAGAGGGCGTGCGGGTCGGTGTCGCGCGCAACGTCACGGCTCTTATGCAGGCCGAGGAAGAGTTACGCTACCGCGCCCATCATGATCCGCTGACAAAGTTGACCAACCGAGCGCTCTTCTATGACCGCCTGGCCTTGGGCCTGAGTATGGCCCATCGCCACCAAAACATCCTGGCATTGCTATTTCTGGATATTAACGATTTCAAAGGCGTCAATGACATTCATGGCCATGCGGCAGGCGACCGAGTGCTCTGCACAGTAGCCAGACGGCTGGAAGGCTGTGTTCGCGAGACGGATACGGTGGCCCGCATGGGCGGTGATGAATTCACGGTGCTGTTAACAGATATTCAGTCGCCAAATGCCGTAGCAGAAAAGGTGGAGCAGATACTCGCTGTCATGAACGAACCGCTAGGCGCTGAATTCGGCGAAGTTAAAATGCCATCCTGCAGCATCGGCGTAGCCTGTTATCCCGCCGATGGAAAAGACGCCGATACCTTGCTGAGGCATGCAGATAGCCATATGTATCAGATCAAAAGGCGTAGTCGTTAGTCGGTAACGCGCTCCTGCCAAGCTGTTAAGTGGCGCTGTACCGTACCCTGCAAACCCAGAATATCGCCAGTATCTAACGCCTCGACCATCGCATAGTGCTCTCGGATACTCCGCTCCACCCCGCCAGCTTTTGGCCATCCTGGCCCTGCACCACGCATGCCCTGCTCACGCAGCCAATTCACTTGATCGGCCAACGGCCGGTTGCCAGCAAGTACTGCCAGCGCTCGGTGAAAGGCATGATTGTTCAGGAACATGGCTTCACCATCGCCTTCAACCGCAGCGTGTTCAAACTGGGCACAAGCTTGCCTAACAGGCGCCATCAGTGCCTCTGTTCGGCGCGCCATCATCAATGGCGCCATCGCAAGCTCCACCACCAGGCGAGCCTCGGTGAGTTCCAGGCGCTCCTGGTGGCTCCAGCGTCTAACCCGGTAGCCCCGATGAGGCACATGCTCGATGGCCCCCGCTTCCGACAAACGCTCCAAGGCGCCTCTCACAACAAAGCGGCTGACGCCATATAGCTCCGCAAGAGCATCTTGGCGCAACCAGCTATCAGCGGGAAAACGCCCGCCCCCCATACCGATTCTAAGCTGCTCCTGTAGCCAGCTTTGGTCTTTATCTTGACGTACAGCCTCTTGACGTTCCGCAGCCCGACTCATTTTTAAGCTCTCCTGTGCCTTCACCATAATAACTTCTTGCAGATTGGCGCCAATTATTTATGATACCCCACTCGCTTATGATAATCATTAACAAAGGGACATCAGATGCATTACCTTCGTGTGCTGCCTTTGGCCATCGTAGCCGCCTCTCCACTGGCTTGGGCCCAGCAACCTGAAGCCAACAGTGAGCTGGAAACCTTAGTCGTCTCCAGCGACTGGTTGAGCGCCACTCGTACTAACCCACAAACGACGCCTGGCGCACGCCAGATATTGGAGGGAGAAGCGCTACACGGCGGCGATATCCGTCAGCTTGAAGATGCGTTAGCCCGGGTTCCAGGAATCCACGTACAGGATGAGACCGGCACGGGCGTGCTGCCAAACATTGGCATTCGCGGTTTATCACCACGCCGTAGCGAGCGGGTACAAATTTTAGTGGACGGTATTCCGGCTGCCTTGGGCCCCTACAGCAATATCGGTGTTTCACTATTCCCGGTAACGCTGCCCACACTAGAACAAGTTGACATCGTACGGGGCGGCGCGGCTGTTCACTACGGCCCAAACAATGTGGGCGGCGTGCTCAACTTCGTAACACGCGGCATCCCGGTAGAAAAGGAAGCCCAGTGGCGCGAACGCCTAACGCTGGATGACGCCACCGGCCATGTGCTCAGTGATCACTATCTGCGCGCAGGCGGCCAAGTGAGCGACAACCTGGGGCTCCAGTTTCAGGCCAACCTGATGCGTGGAAAGGGCGGGCGCGAGCGTAGCCAAACACAGGTCGATAATTTCATTTTAGATGCCGATTATCAGCTAAATGACACCCAATGGATCGATGGACAACTGCAGTACTACAGCGTAGACACGGATCTACCCGGCGCACTAACGCCAAGCGCCTACGCCCAAGACCGCAGCGATTCTCAGCGTCCCTACGACCGTTTCGAGGCGGACACATGGCGTGCCCACGCAACCTGGCATTGGCAACCGAGCAACGATATCGAGATAAGTTGGCGCCAATTTGGCCACCAGAGTGATCGAACCTTCTGGTTCGGCCAAAACCTGGGCGGTGCTAGCCATTGGTCTGACCCAGGCGAGCCAGCCACCCATGTCGCCGACTCGCCGCGCAGCTTCTCAGTATGGGCCAGCGAGCCCCGCGTTGCCTGGCAACTGGGGAACCACAAACTAATGATGGGTGCCCGCTATCTGGAAGAAGATGTCGACTTTGATGTGAACCGCCGCGCTGTTGGTAGTGAAACGGCCGCCCCGGTTCGTCGCTGGGACTTCGAGACCCGCGCAATGGCCGCTTACCTAAGCGACACCTGGCAGCTAGGCGGTGGCTGGGAAGTAACCCCTGGTATCCGCTACGAGCATGCAGAAATGGACTACGCCGATACCTTAAATGGCGGTCGCGATGAGAATGACGCCTCAGCTTGGCTGCCCGGCCTTACCGTCGGATATGCGGCCAACGAAGCGTGGTATTTGTTCACTTCCGCCCAACGGTCGTTAACCCCGGTGCAGCTCGCGCAGATCACCAATCCAGGCGATGTATCAAACGAGACAGCCTGGAACCATGAAATTGGCGCGCGTTATCAGTCCGGCCCCTGGCAAGCGGAGGCCACAGGCTTTTTGATTAACTACGAAGACCAGGTCGTCAAGCAGCCGGATAACAGCCTAAAGAACCTCGGAGAAACCCGCTACCAAGGTCTTGAAACGCGTTTGGCCTGGGCGCCGAATACCCTGCCCTTCAGCCTCGAAGGCACCTGGACTTGGCTCGATACTGAGCAGCGCAGTGGGGAGCTTGCCGGCAACGAGGTGCCCAACGCCCCGAATCACCTGCTCAACCTATTGGCTCGCTGGGAACAAGGTCGCTGGTTCGGCAATATCGGCGCCCGCTACGTGGATAAAAGCTTCGCCGATGCAGCCAACACCGCCCAAGAGACCGAGAACGGCAGCACCGGCCCACTGCCTGATTACTGGTTAGTCGATACCAGCTTAGGCTACCGCCTGCCGTTCGCCAGCGCGGCAAGCGTAACCCTGGGCGTGCATAACCTTACCGACGAGGATGCCTATTTCCGCGGGGTAGATACTAGCCCAGTGGGGCGTGTTCCGTTACCAGGGCGCGCCTACAGCTTAGGGTTGGATGTCACCTTTTAAGCCAGCCACCTTTTAAGCCAACGGCGGACTGCTGACTTCAGCCCGCCAGTTCGCGCCATGTTTTATACAAATCGTTCTATACAGGCCATGTTTGATTAAGGAGCGTGGGTATGCCCGCTTTGTTTAACCGTCGCCTAAGGCGGCGAATAGGGCATTTATGCCTGATGATGTTGACGATTAGCCTGACGATGCCAGCACTGGCGAATGCGTTTGAGGTGACCGACCTGGCTGGCCGCAAAGTTCTGTTGCCCGATGACCCGCAGCGGGTAATCCTGGGCGAAGGGCGGCTGCTGTATACCCTTGCCGCTCTCCAGCCTGACGACCCTTTCCAAGACCTTGTGGGTTGGCGTGATGAACTCATTCGCTTCGA
This Vreelandella neptunia DNA region includes the following protein-coding sequences:
- a CDS encoding GntR family transcriptional regulator; this translates as MSRAAERQEAVRQDKDQSWLQEQLRIGMGGGRFPADSWLRQDALAELYGVSRFVVRGALERLSEAGAIEHVPHRGYRVRRWSHQERLELTEARLVVELAMAPLMMARRTEALMAPVRQACAQFEHAAVEGDGEAMFLNNHAFHRALAVLAGNRPLADQVNWLREQGMRGAGPGWPKAGGVERSIREHYAMVEALDTGDILGLQGTVQRHLTAWQERVTD
- a CDS encoding LysR family transcriptional regulator; translation: MDRFEEMRVFAAVAQLESFADAARQLALSPPRVTRAVAALEARLGVALLQRTTRQVRVTEAGRRYLEDAQQVLAQLAEAEAAATGSYLTPRGLLHVTAPVLFGEYFVTPHIVDYLDHYPDVQVRAELIDRPVNLHEEGVDVAVRIGHVPQDCQHFTVPVGEVRQVVCASPEWLTQHGEPTHPLELEALPTVVAEGGNLSGHWWFEEEGKRIEVTPSPRLRISAIHAALTAVEAGAGLTRLLSYQVAASEAEGRVRRVLTRFEPVAIPINIWVTAGRGRAASVRTFVDFLAERLRADPALAYHG
- a CDS encoding sensor domain-containing diguanylate cyclase, producing MAVDLQALYPKLIHLMLDTVFVVDRDNQIVFVSDACESLLGYLPQELIGTLITNYMHPDDLAATQDSIVRVMDGKPHTDFRNRYIRKDGGIVHILWSASWYEEEGVRVGVARNVTALMQAEEELRYRAHHDPLTKLTNRALFYDRLALGLSMAHRHQNILALLFLDINDFKGVNDIHGHAAGDRVLCTVARRLEGCVRETDTVARMGGDEFTVLLTDIQSPNAVAEKVEQILAVMNEPLGAEFGEVKMPSCSIGVACYPADGKDADTLLRHADSHMYQIKRRSR
- a CDS encoding TonB-dependent receptor family protein — encoded protein: MHYLRVLPLAIVAASPLAWAQQPEANSELETLVVSSDWLSATRTNPQTTPGARQILEGEALHGGDIRQLEDALARVPGIHVQDETGTGVLPNIGIRGLSPRRSERVQILVDGIPAALGPYSNIGVSLFPVTLPTLEQVDIVRGGAAVHYGPNNVGGVLNFVTRGIPVEKEAQWRERLTLDDATGHVLSDHYLRAGGQVSDNLGLQFQANLMRGKGGRERSQTQVDNFILDADYQLNDTQWIDGQLQYYSVDTDLPGALTPSAYAQDRSDSQRPYDRFEADTWRAHATWHWQPSNDIEISWRQFGHQSDRTFWFGQNLGGASHWSDPGEPATHVADSPRSFSVWASEPRVAWQLGNHKLMMGARYLEEDVDFDVNRRAVGSETAAPVRRWDFETRAMAAYLSDTWQLGGGWEVTPGIRYEHAEMDYADTLNGGRDENDASAWLPGLTVGYAANEAWYLFTSAQRSLTPVQLAQITNPGDVSNETAWNHEIGARYQSGPWQAEATGFLINYEDQVVKQPDNSLKNLGETRYQGLETRLAWAPNTLPFSLEGTWTWLDTEQRSGELAGNEVPNAPNHLLNLLARWEQGRWFGNIGARYVDKSFADAANTAQETENGSTGPLPDYWLVDTSLGYRLPFASAASVTLGVHNLTDEDAYFRGVDTSPVGRVPLPGRAYSLGLDVTF